Below is a genomic region from Microbacterium sp. LWO12-1.2.
AGAGCTGGAGGAATGGATGACCCGCACATGATCCTTGGCCATCGCAGGCTGGTCGGTGCGGAACCGATCGATGTCGATCACGACAGGGCACCAGATGCCCCACGGTACGTCGTCGAGGAGATCGGGAGTCGAGACGAAGGTCGGACGGCGCAGTCGCGTGAGCAGTTCGAGATTCGCGTCCGCATCGGCCTGCAGCACCTCGGTGCGTGGATCCTCCGGATACGGCGACCATGGCGTGCGACGGGCGTGTTCACGAGGATTGCGGATATCGGTGCCATGAGAAAGGAAAGCCACCGAGACACCGGCTTCCTCCAGCGCAGTGACCTCTGCGCTCACCTGTCGATCGAACAGCCGACCGAACAGGGGGCGCTCGGCCTCGATGAGCACGTGGGAGAACTGTCGCACGGCATCCCACTCCGCCTGCGTCCACTCCGACGACGATGTGGACGCGACAGGTACGGGAGTGTCCGCAGGGAAGGAGAATCCGATGGGCAGCACGATCTCCATGTTGCGCGCGCGGAGGTCAGGGGCAGCCGTCTCGAGGGCGCGAGCCCATCGGTACCCCTGGCCCGAGTAGTTCGTGGGGCCGATGAAGACCCGGACGGGGGCGTCGGGGACGTCCGTGATGGGAGCCTCGCCGCCGCCCAAGGCCCGATGAGCGAGACGACCGATCAGACCGTCGGGGTCGCGGGCCGCCGAATCGAGAGCACGATTGACCCACGTGGGAAGCTGCGAGCGGTTCCTGATGATCCACCCGGCGATGGCGTTGAGCTGTCTGCGCATCTCAGGCGTGCTCCGCGGCATCGTCGCCGGACGCTTCGAGCACGTCCACGACTCGTGCGGCGACGGCCGCGAGCGAATGGCCGGCTGCGGTCCAAGCCGCCACCCGGTGGCGTTCCGGAGCGGTGAGCGGATCCGTTGCCAGTGCCGTCATGGCTGCAGCGACGGACGCGGCATCGTATGTGCTCACGATCCCGCCGCGGACCTCCGCGTTCGCGCGGTGGAGAAACGCACCCGTGGGCCCGGCCTCCGGCCCCACGAAGATCACGGGGCATCCGGCGGCCATCGACGAATAGGCTTTGGTGGCGAAGGCATATTCGTATCCCGAGTCGGGGAGCTGGGTGGCGAAGCTGGCCACCGCCCGGTGCAGGTGGGGGACGAGGTCGGCGCTCGGTATGGTCTCGATGAAATCGACGGCGTGGTCGACGCCGAGCTCCCTCGCGCGTTGCTCGAGTGCCTCCCGCTCGCTGCCGTTTCCGATGAACCGGAGGACGTATCCGGGATGCGTGACGGTGAACGCCGCGAACCCATCCACGATGATCTCCGCACCGTGCCAATGCGAATATGTGCCCGCGTACACGAACACACGTTCGGTCGGCACCTCTGCCTCTGTCGGCGGGAGGAACGAGGTGGTGTCGGCGCCGAATCCCGTCACGACGACCGGCCGCGAGATACCGAGGGTGGCGATGCGATCCAGGACGCCCTGCGAGATCGTGACGATCGCGCGCGCTCCCCGCATCGCGAAGCGCTCCGTCGCCCGCAAGACGCGGAGCACGAGCCGTGATGCGGTCACCTGCTGAGCAGCGTCCGACCAGACATCCGCGGCATCGTAGACGTAGGGGATGCGGCGCAGTGTGCACACGACGCGGACGACGAAACCGGTGGTGGGCGGTGGCTCCATGAAGACCACGTCGGGCCGGGGGAGGAAGAGCAGCCGGAAGAACAGAGGCACATCGAAGCTGAGATACGGGAGGTAGCCCCGCACGTAGCCGCTGCGGTCGCGCAGCACAGGAGACATGCGCACGTCTTCGGCTGGCTCGCCGACGTCGATGCCGTGCGGAGGCCGCGCTGTGAGAACGGTGACGTGGTGCCCGCGAGCGACGGCGTCGTCGGCGACAGCTCCGAGGAATGAGGATGCCGCGGATGGTTCAGGACGGTAGATGCGAGAGACGATCGCGATGCGCATGCTCATGCCGCGAGGAAATGCTTCATCAGCTGATCGCGCGAGAAGTCGCCGTTGTGGAGGCGGGCCACGAAGTCCTTGCCGGTACGGGCGATGGCTCGGTACTCGTCGCGCCGAACGGCGATGTCACGGAGCATATGCTCGAGGGTGTCCGGCGTTGTATCCGGTATCGGCAGCGCCATGCCCGCGTGGGTCTCGACCTCACGGCGCACCTGCTCCGTGATGTGAGCGAGGACGACACGCCCCGACGTCATGCTCTCGCAGGCCGCGACCCCGTAGTCGCCGATCCGGAACTGATCGAGGACCACGTCGGCTGACGCCATCACGGCGGGCATCTCGTGGTTCGGGACGCGGTCGAGTTGGATGAACTCGATGAGTCCCTCGTCGTGGAGACGTTGGGCGATCGGCACGATCAGGGGTGTTCCCTTGACATGCGGATTCGTGGGGCCGTGGATGACGCGGATGCGGTCGCGTTCGAGAAGCGGTTCGTCATTGATCCACTGTTGCTGGTCGATCACCACTCCGAGGAACTGCGCCTGGGGGAGGTCGACGAGCAGGCCCGCAGTCGAGACGAACGTCGGTAGATCGAGATCCGCGATGGCCGCCAGATTGGCAGCCACGGCCTTCTCCGCGAGGTCGACGGGGATCCACTCGTCGCTGTCGGTGAACGGGGACCACGGCGTCGATTCGAGATGCGTCGACGGCAGGCGCACCTCATTTCCGTGTCCGACGATGCCGACATGCACGCCGCGCTCCCGCAGCAGCGCGGTCTGGCGCCGCAGATCTCCCGAGAACATCCCGCCGAGGATCGGGAAGCACGCTTCGATCAGTACGTGCGTGTAGTTCTCGGCGATCGCGTCGAGCATCGCCTTCTGCCACGCACGCGAGTGCTCGGCGGTGCGCCAGGGGACGGTGTAGTCGGCCGGGTACTGCAGAAGGTTGTTGCCGGAATGCACGTAGTTGACTCCGGAAACCGTGCCGGACGTCTCCGCGGCCCGTGACCACCGGTACCCCTGTCCCGCATAGTTCACAGGGCCGACGAGCATCCGGGTGGGACGGCTGAGGTCGGGCACCGGGGGTGGTGGTGGCGTCACTCCCTGCAGTCGGTCGACCGTCGAGGCGATCGTGTCCTGTACAGGTTTGGGGACGAGTTTCCAGACGGCTTCAACGCGCGGGTGCATCGGCTTCTTCCTGTTCCGTTCCTGACCGGGGGAGCATCAGCCACGCCTGATCGAGGACCTCTGCGGATCGTCGACCGTCGTGGACGGCGCGGACGAATGCATCCCCCGGCGTGCGGAGCTCCTCGAGGTCGTCGCGAGCGGCAAGTTCACGGAGAACGTGTTCGATCGTATCCGGCGTGGCTTCGACGATCGGCGGGGTCATTCCCGTCGCGTTCTTCACGGCGTTCCTGACGCGCTCGCTGAGGTGCCCGACGACGATGCATCCCGAGGCGAGTGCCTCACAGGCGGCGACGCCGTATGAGCCAATCCTGAGCTGATCGATCAGGACGTCGGCCATTGCGAAGCGGTCCGGCATCTGGGCCGTCGGTACGCCCTGGATGATGTCCAGATCGATGATGCCCTCCGCTTCCAGCCGTTCCAGCGTGTTTCGAATGAGGTGCGTCCCTTTGATCACCGACACGGAGGGCGCATGGGCGACGCGCAGGCGCCGGTCGCGACTGCGCGCGCTCCGCGGGCGCTCCCACCGCGAGATGTCGACGGCGACTGGGCACCAGACCGCAGCAGGCAGGTCCTCGAGCAGGTCGGGGGTCGACACGAAGACCGGGCGCCCGCTGGTCTCGAGGAGGTCGATGTTGCGCGTCGCGACGACCTCGTCGCGCGCTGCGTAGATCTCAGGGTCCGCGTAGTGGGACCACGGGTTGTCGCGCAGATGCCGCGATGGCAGGCGCACATCGGTGCCGTGCGCGAGGAAGGCGACATTCACACCGCCCTTCGCAAGGGCATCGACCTGGGCCGCCACGGAACGCCCGAGCAGCCGGCCGAACGGCGGCTCCTCAGCCTCGATCAGGACGTGTGTCGCGCGCTGCGCTGCTTCCAGCTGTGCGCGCTGCCAGGCGGTGTCATTGTGATAGGTCGGCACCGGCACCACGAGATCGGCGGGGTAGTCGAACCCGCAGGGGACCTCGATGGCCATGTTTCGCGCGGAGATGCCCTGCGAGTGTCGCTCGAGTGCCCGGGCCCAGGCGAAGGCCTGGCCGGAGTAGTTGACGGGAGCGATCAACACGCGAGTGAGGCGCTCCTCGAACACGGTCACGCCCACTGCACCGGGGACGGGTTTGCCGTAGCGGCGTGCCGCGATCCGTCCGATGGGGCTCATCGGGGAGTCGGCGATCCGGTCTATCACGGCGTTCACCCACCGGGGGATTCTGTTCCGGTTCACGTCGAGCGTGCATTCTCCGGAGGACAGGAAATCATCTCGCCATTATACCGAGGCGCCGAAACGGGAGGTCAGCGGCAGACGGCTATCATTGAGCGGGTTGCCGCGGTCCCGTTCCGATGGACCGGGACCGATTGGAACGGTGGATCGATGACCTCCTCAGAGCCGGGCAAGAAGGGCTTCTCGCTCAAGGACTATGCGGAGACGCTGCATGCCTACCTTGACAGCGGATATGCGGTCACCAGCTTCGCGAAGTACCTCGATGCGCCGCAGGAGAAGCACCTCATCCTCCGCCACGACATCGACAACAGCATCGAGCAGGCCATGCGCGTCGCCAGGGTCGATGCCGAAGCAGGTTGCTCGTCGAGCATCTTCCTCCGGGTGCATGCGCGTGGATACAGTCTGATGAGTCTGCCCTCGCTCGTGATGATCCGCGAGATGGAAGAACTCGGGCATGAGGTCCAGCTGCACCTCGAGGGAGGCATCGGTGAGGTGCTCGGAGGCGACAATTTTGAGTGGGCCGAGCGTCAGCGGACGGTCTTCGAGACAGCCGTGGGACGCTCGATCGGCGGCTTC
It encodes:
- a CDS encoding GCN5 family acetyltransferase; the encoded protein is MTSSEPGKKGFSLKDYAETLHAYLDSGYAVTSFAKYLDAPQEKHLILRHDIDNSIEQAMRVARVDAEAGCSSSIFLRVHARGYSLMSLPSLVMIREMEELGHEVQLHLEGGIGEVLGGDNFEWAERQRTVFETAVGRSIGGFSLHEPARLGGFEFAAELLDRWSDTVSYHAYEPRFMMPNMKYLSDSSGNWREGHFAEWIDKEPVIQVLTHPFWWFEKVPAENY
- a CDS encoding glycosyltransferase, which produces MSMRIAIVSRIYRPEPSAASSFLGAVADDAVARGHHVTVLTARPPHGIDVGEPAEDVRMSPVLRDRSGYVRGYLPYLSFDVPLFFRLLFLPRPDVVFMEPPPTTGFVVRVVCTLRRIPYVYDAADVWSDAAQQVTASRLVLRVLRATERFAMRGARAIVTISQGVLDRIATLGISRPVVVTGFGADTTSFLPPTEAEVPTERVFVYAGTYSHWHGAEIIVDGFAAFTVTHPGYVLRFIGNGSEREALEQRARELGVDHAVDFIETIPSADLVPHLHRAVASFATQLPDSGYEYAFATKAYSSMAAGCPVIFVGPEAGPTGAFLHRANAEVRGGIVSTYDAASVAAAMTALATDPLTAPERHRVAAWTAAGHSLAAVAARVVDVLEASGDDAAEHA
- a CDS encoding glycosyltransferase; this translates as MHPRVEAVWKLVPKPVQDTIASTVDRLQGVTPPPPPVPDLSRPTRMLVGPVNYAGQGYRWSRAAETSGTVSGVNYVHSGNNLLQYPADYTVPWRTAEHSRAWQKAMLDAIAENYTHVLIEACFPILGGMFSGDLRRQTALLRERGVHVGIVGHGNEVRLPSTHLESTPWSPFTDSDEWIPVDLAEKAVAANLAAIADLDLPTFVSTAGLLVDLPQAQFLGVVIDQQQWINDEPLLERDRIRVIHGPTNPHVKGTPLIVPIAQRLHDEGLIEFIQLDRVPNHEMPAVMASADVVLDQFRIGDYGVAACESMTSGRVVLAHITEQVRREVETHAGMALPIPDTTPDTLEHMLRDIAVRRDEYRAIARTGKDFVARLHNGDFSRDQLMKHFLAA
- a CDS encoding glycosyltransferase, yielding MRRQLNAIAGWIIRNRSQLPTWVNRALDSAARDPDGLIGRLAHRALGGGEAPITDVPDAPVRVFIGPTNYSGQGYRWARALETAAPDLRARNMEIVLPIGFSFPADTPVPVASTSSSEWTQAEWDAVRQFSHVLIEAERPLFGRLFDRQVSAEVTALEEAGVSVAFLSHGTDIRNPREHARRTPWSPYPEDPRTEVLQADADANLELLTRLRRPTFVSTPDLLDDVPWGIWCPVVIDIDRFRTDQPAMAKDHVRVIHSSSSAVQKGSHLIEPALAPLIDGGAVEYELITGVSSDRMPGILADADIVLDQFRLGSYGVAACEAMAAGRVVVGHVLPDIRARIAAEIGMPLPIVEADPETLRSVITALIEDPETARAAAAAGPRFVEAVHSGARSAEALLNGWIRTSD